In one Bradyrhizobium cosmicum genomic region, the following are encoded:
- a CDS encoding ABC transporter ATP-binding protein, translating into MVETVIADAPAKAATGGNLLQVRNLEAWYGESHILHGINFDVNAGEVVTLLGRNGAGKTTTLKSIMGIIGKRTGSVKFNNQEIIRATSDKIARMGIAFCPEERGIFSSLDVRENLLLPPVVRPGGLPLEQIFDLFPNLKERLNSQGTKLSGGEQQMLAIARILRTGASFLMLDEPTEGLAPVIIQQIGHTIARLKKEGFTILLVEQNFRFASTVADRYYVVEHGKIIDGFSNSELAANMDKLHTYLGV; encoded by the coding sequence ATGGTTGAGACTGTGATTGCGGACGCTCCGGCAAAGGCTGCGACCGGAGGCAACCTCCTCCAGGTGCGCAACCTGGAAGCCTGGTACGGCGAGTCCCACATCCTGCACGGGATCAATTTCGACGTGAACGCCGGCGAGGTCGTCACCCTGCTCGGGCGCAACGGCGCCGGCAAGACGACCACGCTGAAGTCGATCATGGGCATCATCGGCAAGCGCACCGGCTCGGTGAAGTTCAACAACCAGGAGATCATTCGCGCGACCTCCGACAAGATCGCCCGGATGGGCATCGCGTTCTGCCCGGAAGAGCGCGGGATTTTCTCCAGTCTCGATGTGCGGGAGAATTTGTTGCTCCCGCCGGTGGTCCGCCCGGGCGGATTGCCGCTCGAGCAGATCTTCGACCTGTTTCCCAATCTGAAGGAACGTCTCAACAGCCAGGGCACGAAGCTGTCCGGCGGCGAGCAGCAGATGCTCGCGATCGCGCGCATCCTGCGCACCGGCGCGAGCTTCCTGATGCTGGACGAGCCGACCGAAGGTCTTGCGCCTGTCATCATCCAGCAGATCGGCCACACCATTGCGCGGCTCAAGAAGGAGGGCTTTACGATCCTCCTGGTCGAGCAGAACTTCCGCTTCGCATCGACCGTCGCCGACCGCTACTACGTGGTCGAGCATGGCAAGATCATTGACGGATTTTCCAATTCGGAGCTTGCCGCCAACATGGACAAGCTCCACACCTATCTCGGCGTCTAA
- a CDS encoding ABC transporter ATP-binding protein, with protein sequence MADEFILETEGLTKEFAGFFAVRDVALKVRRGSIHALIGPNGAGKTTCFNLLTKFLKPSAGKILYKGQDITAMAPADVARMGLVRSFQISAVFPHLTALENVRVALQRQHGSSFDFWRSKSVLNRYNNRAQELLNDVGLSEFSNTPAVEMPYGRKRALEIATTLALDPEMMLLDEPMAGMGHEDIDKIAALIKRISAKYTILMVEHNLSVVANLSDIITVLTRGQVLAQGNYAELTKDERVKEAYLGAGHG encoded by the coding sequence TTGGCCGATGAGTTCATTCTCGAAACGGAAGGCTTGACCAAGGAGTTCGCGGGCTTCTTCGCCGTCCGCGACGTTGCGCTCAAGGTTCGCCGTGGGAGCATTCACGCGTTGATCGGCCCGAACGGGGCCGGCAAGACGACGTGCTTCAATCTTCTGACCAAGTTCCTAAAACCGTCTGCCGGAAAAATCCTGTACAAGGGACAGGACATTACCGCGATGGCGCCGGCAGACGTAGCTCGCATGGGGCTGGTCCGTTCATTCCAGATTTCCGCGGTGTTTCCGCATCTCACCGCGCTGGAGAACGTTCGTGTCGCGCTTCAGCGTCAGCACGGCAGCTCCTTCGACTTCTGGCGTTCCAAGTCGGTGCTCAACCGCTACAATAACCGCGCGCAGGAGCTGTTGAACGACGTCGGTCTCAGCGAGTTTTCCAATACGCCGGCAGTCGAGATGCCCTATGGGCGCAAACGCGCACTGGAGATCGCAACCACGCTGGCGCTCGACCCTGAGATGATGCTGCTGGACGAGCCGATGGCCGGCATGGGCCACGAGGACATCGACAAGATCGCGGCGCTGATCAAGCGGATCTCGGCGAAATATACCATCCTGATGGTCGAGCATAATTTGAGCGTCGTCGCCAATCTCTCCGACATCATCACCGTGCTGACGCGCGGGCAGGTGCTCGCGCAGGGCAATTACGCCGAGCTCACCAAGGACGAGCGCGTCAAGGAAGCCTATCTGGGAGCTGGTCATGGTTGA
- a CDS encoding ArsC family reductase — MPNIIYGIKNCDTMKKARAWLDTNGVAYEFHDYKAAGIEKDKLKQWSDKVGWETLLNRAGTTFKKLPDADKEGLTEKKALALMLAQPSMIKRPVLEVGGKLLVGFKPDVYAKDVRTK, encoded by the coding sequence TTGCCCAACATCATCTACGGCATCAAGAACTGCGACACCATGAAGAAAGCGCGCGCCTGGCTCGACACGAACGGCGTCGCCTATGAATTCCACGACTACAAGGCGGCGGGCATCGAGAAGGACAAGCTCAAGCAGTGGAGCGACAAAGTCGGCTGGGAGACGCTGCTCAACCGCGCCGGAACGACCTTCAAGAAACTGCCCGACGCCGACAAGGAAGGCCTTACCGAAAAGAAGGCGCTGGCATTGATGCTAGCGCAACCATCGATGATCAAGCGACCGGTGCTGGAAGTCGGCGGCAAGCTCCTGGTCGGCTTCAAGCCGGACGTCTATGCCAAGGACGTCAGGACCAAATAG
- a CDS encoding tRNA-binding protein has protein sequence MHVTHDPAAASSPTIDFNTFLAVDIRVGTIVDAKPFPEARKPAWRLWIDFGPVIGVRKSSAQITENHPLETLVGQQVAAVVNFPPRQIGPVVSEVLTLGFPDADGKVVLVQPSKPVPNGGRLF, from the coding sequence ATGCACGTTACCCACGATCCCGCCGCGGCCTCGTCGCCGACTATCGACTTCAACACCTTCCTCGCGGTCGATATTCGCGTCGGCACCATCGTCGATGCGAAGCCGTTTCCGGAGGCGCGCAAGCCGGCGTGGCGGCTGTGGATCGACTTCGGTCCCGTGATCGGCGTACGCAAGAGTTCGGCGCAAATCACGGAGAACCATCCGCTGGAGACGCTGGTGGGACAACAGGTCGCGGCGGTCGTCAATTTCCCGCCACGCCAGATCGGGCCTGTCGTCTCGGAGGTGCTGACGCTCGGCTTTCCCGATGCCGACGGCAAGGTCGTGCTGGTGCAGCCGAGCAAACCGGTGCCCAACGGCGGACGGCTGTTCTAG
- a CDS encoding glutathione S-transferase family protein — translation MSDLSAFAITRRWPAEHPELLQLYSLPTPNGVKVSIMLEEIGLPYEVHLVDFGKDDQKTPEFLSLNPNGKIPAILDPNGPGGRPMPLFESGAILQYLAEKTGKLLSEDATRRYQTIQWVHFQMGGIGPMFGQVGFFHKFAGKDFEDKRPLERYVGESRRLLGVMETHLAGRQWFMDDDYTIADISMLGWVRNLIGFYGAGDLVEFSQFKSVAAWLERGLARPAVQRGLNIPKRP, via the coding sequence ATGTCAGATCTCTCCGCATTTGCAATCACCAGGCGCTGGCCGGCCGAGCATCCCGAGCTGCTTCAGCTCTATTCGCTGCCGACACCCAACGGCGTCAAGGTTTCGATCATGCTGGAGGAGATTGGATTGCCTTACGAGGTGCATCTCGTCGACTTCGGCAAGGACGACCAGAAGACGCCGGAATTCCTCTCGCTCAATCCGAACGGCAAGATCCCGGCGATCCTCGATCCCAACGGCCCCGGCGGAAGGCCGATGCCGCTGTTCGAGTCCGGCGCGATCCTGCAATATCTGGCGGAGAAGACCGGAAAGCTTTTGTCCGAAGACGCTACGCGCCGTTACCAGACCATCCAGTGGGTGCATTTCCAGATGGGCGGCATCGGGCCGATGTTCGGCCAGGTCGGCTTCTTCCACAAATTCGCCGGCAAGGATTTCGAGGACAAGCGGCCGCTCGAACGTTACGTGGGCGAGTCCAGGCGTCTGCTCGGCGTGATGGAGACGCATCTTGCGGGACGGCAATGGTTCATGGATGACGACTACACTATCGCCGACATTTCCATGCTCGGCTGGGTGCGCAATCTTATCGGCTTCTACGGTGCCGGCGATCTCGTCGAATTCAGCCAATTCAAGTCGGTGGCCGCTTGGCTCGAACGAGGTCTCGCGCGGCCGGCCGTGCAGCGCGGGCTGAACATTCCGAAGCGGCCGTGA
- a CDS encoding DUF429 domain-containing protein encodes MPNYLGLDGFRFGWVAAWIDDRGDHGFDYSPGLTRLLALPHARAMIDMPIGLKPSGYRCCDKEARKLIGPAVFLGARCDLWKFSDMGAANRHYWEHEGRGMGVSAQLWNIRDKIRDVDAIMTPARQAIVGEAHPELVFWNLAGQIRLAPKTSPHGREQRIALLEQRGFTCVRKWLTQRHGTGIGRDDLIDACACAVAARDSTQRVGGEEIDPRGLRMEINY; translated from the coding sequence GTGCCAAACTATCTCGGTCTCGATGGATTTCGCTTCGGCTGGGTCGCCGCGTGGATCGATGATCGCGGCGATCACGGTTTCGATTATTCGCCTGGCCTGACGCGCTTGCTCGCCTTGCCGCATGCGCGCGCGATGATCGACATGCCGATCGGTTTGAAGCCGAGCGGCTATCGTTGCTGCGACAAGGAGGCCCGAAAATTGATTGGTCCTGCCGTGTTCCTCGGTGCGCGGTGCGACCTCTGGAAGTTCTCTGACATGGGGGCAGCCAATCGCCATTACTGGGAGCATGAAGGCAGGGGCATGGGCGTGTCCGCGCAGCTCTGGAATATCAGGGACAAGATCAGGGACGTCGACGCGATCATGACGCCGGCGCGACAAGCCATTGTCGGCGAAGCGCATCCGGAATTGGTGTTCTGGAATCTCGCCGGTCAGATCCGGCTTGCGCCGAAGACATCGCCGCATGGTCGCGAACAGCGCATCGCGTTGCTGGAGCAACGCGGGTTCACATGCGTGCGGAAATGGCTGACACAACGTCACGGCACCGGCATCGGCCGCGACGATCTCATTGATGCCTGTGCTTGCGCGGTCGCCGCGCGCGACAGCACGCAGCGTGTCGGCGGCGAGGAGATCGATCCGCGCGGACTGCGGATGGAGATCAATTATTGA
- a CDS encoding serine hydrolase domain-containing protein: MDARTPDFSAARTTMQRYVDREIIPGVSWAVLKGSDVVDQQCVGFADREAKTALRPDHIFRAYSNTKIFVTCSIMLLVEEGHIGLDDAVEKVLPQLGNRKVLKQGASSLADVEPAKGPITIRQLLTHTSGLSYGIFDPGSVLFKGYNEARVLNPLTPLTDMIDQLADLPLSYQPGTSWEYSVATDVLGRVVEVVSGKSLDAYFKERIFDRLGMTDTGFHVPEAQQGRLVALYTGADVLDPMKPGLTRADNLPYPQAYRRPFPRLSGGGGLVSTLPDMLALVRALLPGPDALLKPETLRQMMTNQLAAGQTIRFANLGPIPGKGFGLGGAVTFAPTPFDPPNSTGEFQWGGLAGTHWWICPQANTAGVLMAQRHMGFWNPFFFEFKRLAYQAVGG; the protein is encoded by the coding sequence ATGGACGCCAGAACACCGGATTTTTCCGCCGCACGGACGACGATGCAGCGCTATGTCGATCGGGAGATCATTCCGGGCGTGTCCTGGGCCGTGCTGAAGGGCAGCGATGTCGTCGATCAGCAATGCGTCGGTTTCGCCGATCGCGAGGCGAAGACCGCGCTCCGGCCCGATCACATTTTCCGCGCGTATTCCAACACCAAGATCTTCGTCACCTGCTCGATCATGCTGCTCGTCGAAGAGGGACACATCGGGCTCGATGACGCCGTCGAAAAAGTCCTGCCGCAGCTCGGCAATCGCAAGGTGCTGAAGCAGGGCGCCTCGAGCCTTGCCGACGTCGAGCCGGCGAAGGGCCCGATCACGATCCGCCAGCTCCTGACCCACACCTCGGGCCTCAGCTACGGCATCTTCGATCCCGGCTCGGTGCTGTTCAAGGGTTACAACGAAGCGCGCGTGCTCAATCCGCTGACGCCGCTGACTGACATGATCGACCAGCTCGCCGATCTGCCGCTGTCCTATCAGCCCGGCACAAGCTGGGAATATTCGGTGGCGACCGACGTGCTTGGTCGTGTCGTCGAGGTGGTCTCCGGGAAGTCGCTGGACGCCTATTTCAAGGAGCGGATATTCGATCGGCTCGGCATGACCGACACCGGTTTCCACGTGCCTGAGGCACAGCAGGGCAGGCTGGTTGCGCTCTACACCGGCGCCGACGTGCTCGATCCAATGAAGCCCGGTCTGACGCGGGCCGACAATCTGCCTTATCCGCAAGCCTATCGCCGTCCATTCCCGCGGCTGTCGGGCGGCGGTGGTCTGGTTTCGACCCTGCCGGACATGCTCGCACTGGTGCGTGCACTGCTGCCCGGCCCGGATGCGCTGCTCAAGCCGGAGACGCTGCGGCAGATGATGACCAACCAATTGGCCGCCGGGCAGACCATCCGTTTTGCCAATCTCGGGCCGATCCCCGGCAAGGGCTTTGGTCTCGGCGGCGCCGTCACCTTCGCTCCGACGCCGTTCGATCCGCCGAATTCGACCGGCGAATTCCAGTGGGGCGGCCTTGCCGGCACCCATTGGTGGATCTGCCCGCAGGCCAACACCGCCGGCGTGCTGATGGCCCAGCGCCACATGGGTTTCTGGAATCCGTTCTTCTTCGAGTTCAAGCGCCTGGCCTACCAGGCAGTCGGCGGCTGA
- a CDS encoding GNAT family N-acetyltransferase has translation MSDSDVALLDRPIWSALTTSQKHLAEGGPRALRYPVDMTPFADMADMSAASFAALGDILPASQVAALFTPDPVNIPAGFKVVLSETGEQMIGSPADSPLRDAEIVTLGAADVPAMMALTALTKPGPFAARTYELGTFLGIRAGNELVAMAGERMKPGKFVEMTAVCVHPDHRGRGYAQALLAAIARQIEARGEIPFLHVFSSNASAIALYQRQGMTIRRRLHVTALMKEG, from the coding sequence GTGTCCGACAGCGATGTGGCGCTGCTCGATCGGCCGATCTGGAGCGCGCTGACGACCAGCCAGAAGCATCTTGCGGAAGGCGGCCCGCGGGCTCTGCGTTATCCCGTGGACATGACGCCGTTTGCCGACATGGCGGACATGTCGGCGGCAAGCTTTGCCGCGCTGGGTGATATCCTGCCGGCCTCGCAAGTTGCCGCGCTGTTCACGCCGGACCCCGTCAACATTCCCGCCGGCTTCAAGGTCGTGCTCTCGGAGACCGGCGAGCAGATGATCGGCTCGCCGGCCGACAGTCCGCTTCGCGATGCCGAGATCGTCACACTGGGCGCAGCCGACGTTCCTGCCATGATGGCGCTGACCGCGCTGACCAAGCCCGGCCCGTTTGCCGCGCGGACATATGAGCTCGGCACCTTTCTCGGCATTCGCGCAGGCAATGAACTGGTGGCGATGGCCGGCGAGCGGATGAAGCCGGGAAAGTTCGTCGAGATGACGGCGGTCTGTGTCCATCCCGATCACCGTGGCCGCGGTTATGCGCAGGCGCTGCTCGCGGCGATCGCGCGCCAGATCGAGGCGCGCGGTGAAATTCCGTTCCTGCATGTGTTCTCGAGCAATGCCTCGGCGATCGCCCTGTATCAGCGGCAGGGGATGACAATTCGTCGCCGCCTGCACGTCACCGCCCTGATGAAAGAGGGATGA
- a CDS encoding Lin0512 family protein produces the protein MTRVRCITEMGMGVDVHGRDATKAAKRAVSDAIRHSSLGFFRMIGKTANDMFVDVTIAVPNPEAVDKEAVAKELPYGTVTVTAVKGGLEIPSATEVANDPILIANAAVIVSFEKD, from the coding sequence ATGACCCGCGTTCGCTGTATCACCGAGATGGGTATGGGCGTCGACGTCCACGGCCGGGATGCCACCAAGGCGGCGAAGCGAGCGGTGTCGGATGCGATCAGGCATTCGAGCCTCGGCTTCTTCCGGATGATCGGCAAGACCGCCAACGACATGTTCGTCGACGTCACGATCGCCGTGCCCAACCCCGAGGCGGTGGACAAGGAAGCTGTTGCCAAGGAGCTACCTTACGGCACGGTGACCGTGACCGCGGTCAAGGGCGGACTCGAGATTCCCTCGGCCACGGAAGTGGCCAACGACCCCATCCTCATCGCCAACGCCGCCGTCATCGTCAGCTTCGAGAAGGACTAG
- a CDS encoding acetolactate synthase large subunit: MSGQDHKVKGSDLFVAALENEGVDRIFGVPGEENLDLVESLRTSKIQLILTRHEQAAAFMAATHGRLTGKPGVCLSTLGPGALNLSTGAAYAHLGAMPMILITGQKPIMSSRQARFQIVDVVASMKPLTKLSRQIISASSIPTVVRDAFRVAMEERPGPVHLELPEDIAGDEVPAVPVIPVHPIEIPVAHRAALDRAAGMILAAKRPLVMMGAATSRPRSTHGIASFVRRTGIPFFTTQMGKGTVPGGTNLYMGTAALSERDYVHDAIEAADLIVAIGHDPIEKPPFIMGPSGPKVIHVSYTSASVEQVYFPDAEVVGDVGPSLELLADRLEGKLPQAAALLPLREEILGHLADRATEARWPPTPQRIVHDIRQVIPENGIVALDNGMYKIWFARNYRTRVANTLLLDNALATMGAGLPSAMMAAMLYPERRVLAVAGDGGFMMNSQEMETAVRLKLNLVVLVLEDHAYGMIRWKQAVDHFADFGMTFGNPDFVLYAKAYGAKGHRIESIDSFAPTLDAAFKEGGVHLVVIPIDYSENVRVLVDELRAHQKAKA; the protein is encoded by the coding sequence ATGAGCGGGCAGGACCACAAAGTCAAGGGATCGGACCTGTTCGTCGCGGCTCTGGAGAACGAAGGCGTCGATCGCATCTTCGGTGTTCCGGGCGAGGAGAACCTCGACCTCGTCGAATCGCTGCGCACCTCTAAGATCCAGCTGATCCTGACCCGCCATGAGCAGGCCGCCGCCTTCATGGCCGCCACCCATGGCCGGCTCACCGGCAAGCCGGGTGTGTGTCTGTCGACGCTCGGCCCCGGCGCGCTCAATCTGTCCACCGGCGCGGCCTATGCGCATCTCGGCGCGATGCCGATGATCCTGATCACCGGCCAGAAGCCGATCATGAGCAGCCGGCAGGCGCGCTTCCAGATCGTGGACGTGGTCGCGAGCATGAAGCCGCTGACGAAGCTGTCGCGGCAGATCATCAGCGCGTCCAGCATTCCGACCGTGGTGCGCGACGCCTTCCGCGTGGCGATGGAGGAGCGGCCGGGACCCGTCCATCTCGAACTGCCGGAGGACATTGCTGGCGATGAAGTGCCGGCCGTTCCCGTGATCCCGGTTCACCCCATCGAAATTCCCGTCGCCCACCGCGCCGCGCTCGACCGCGCCGCGGGAATGATTCTGGCTGCAAAACGCCCGCTCGTGATGATGGGCGCCGCGACCAGCCGGCCACGTTCGACGCACGGCATCGCAAGCTTCGTGCGCCGGACCGGCATTCCGTTCTTCACCACGCAGATGGGCAAGGGCACCGTGCCCGGCGGCACCAATCTCTATATGGGCACCGCGGCGCTGTCCGAGCGCGACTACGTGCACGACGCGATCGAGGCCGCCGATCTGATCGTCGCGATCGGTCACGATCCCATCGAGAAGCCCCCCTTCATCATGGGGCCGTCGGGGCCGAAGGTCATCCACGTCAGCTACACCTCGGCCAGCGTCGAGCAGGTCTATTTCCCCGATGCGGAGGTCGTCGGAGACGTCGGCCCGAGCCTCGAGTTGTTAGCAGATCGTCTCGAAGGCAAGCTGCCGCAGGCAGCGGCGCTGCTGCCGTTGCGGGAGGAGATTCTGGGGCATCTTGCCGACCGCGCCACCGAGGCGCGATGGCCGCCGACGCCGCAGCGGATCGTGCACGACATCAGGCAGGTGATCCCGGAGAACGGCATCGTTGCGCTCGACAACGGCATGTACAAGATCTGGTTCGCGCGCAACTACCGCACCCGCGTCGCCAACACGCTGCTGCTCGACAATGCGCTGGCGACCATGGGCGCCGGCCTGCCGTCGGCGATGATGGCCGCGATGCTTTATCCCGAGCGACGTGTGCTCGCGGTCGCCGGCGACGGCGGCTTCATGATGAACAGCCAGGAAATGGAGACCGCCGTCCGGCTCAAGCTCAATCTCGTCGTCCTGGTGCTGGAAGACCACGCCTACGGCATGATCCGCTGGAAGCAGGCCGTCGATCATTTCGCCGATTTCGGCATGACGTTCGGCAATCCGGACTTTGTGCTGTATGCGAAGGCCTATGGCGCGAAGGGCCATCGCATCGAGAGCATCGACAGCTTTGCTCCGACGCTTGATGCGGCGTTCAAGGAGGGCGGCGTGCACCTGGTCGTGATCCCGATCGACTATTCGGAGAATGTGCGGGTGCTGGTGGATGAGCTGCGGGCGCATCAGAAAGCGAAGGCGTGA
- a CDS encoding LysR family transcriptional regulator, producing MDRFDAMRLFVRLVERQSFTAAAADLGIPRSTASEVLRGLEARLGARLLERTTRHVTPTLDGEDYYRRCVAILAEVEEAEAAMRDAQPRGLLRIDAHPLLTRTFILPHLPAFLARYPQLDLQIGQGDRLVDLVREGIDCVIRSGEPEDSGMILRRLGTIAEITVASPAYLASHGTPATPDALDGHQMVAFLSSRTGDVLPLEFSIAGTLRHVVLPSRVRVNNSDTMADLARLGFGLAQAPRYRFADDLASGALVEVLADHPPSPTPLCALYPQNRQLALRLRVFLEWIAGIFAEAKP from the coding sequence ATGGACCGTTTCGACGCCATGCGCCTGTTTGTCCGCCTGGTCGAGCGGCAGAGCTTTACGGCTGCAGCCGCCGACCTCGGCATTCCCCGCTCGACGGCGAGCGAGGTGCTGCGCGGCCTGGAAGCGCGGCTGGGCGCGCGCCTGCTGGAACGGACGACGCGGCATGTCACGCCGACGCTCGACGGCGAGGACTATTACCGCCGCTGCGTCGCCATCCTGGCGGAGGTCGAGGAAGCGGAAGCCGCGATGCGCGATGCACAACCGCGCGGCCTGTTGCGTATCGACGCGCATCCTTTGCTGACGCGCACCTTCATCCTGCCGCACCTGCCCGCGTTCCTGGCGCGCTATCCGCAGCTCGACTTGCAGATCGGGCAGGGCGACCGCCTCGTCGATCTCGTGCGCGAGGGCATCGATTGCGTGATCCGCTCAGGCGAGCCCGAGGACAGCGGCATGATCCTGCGTCGCCTCGGCACCATCGCGGAGATTACGGTGGCAAGCCCGGCCTATCTGGCGAGCCACGGCACGCCGGCGACGCCGGACGCACTCGACGGCCATCAGATGGTGGCCTTCCTCTCCTCGCGCACCGGCGACGTTCTTCCGTTGGAATTTTCCATCGCCGGCACGCTTCGCCATGTCGTGCTGCCGAGCCGGGTTCGCGTCAACAATTCCGACACGATGGCCGACCTCGCGCGGCTTGGCTTTGGTCTTGCGCAGGCTCCGCGCTATCGCTTTGCGGACGATCTCGCGAGCGGGGCGCTGGTCGAGGTGCTGGCGGACCATCCGCCGTCGCCGACGCCGCTCTGCGCGCTCTATCCGCAGAACCGCCAGCTCGCGCTGCGCCTGCGCGTGTTCCTGGAGTGGATCGCCGGCATTTTCGCCGAAGCCAAGCCGTGA
- a CDS encoding SDR family oxidoreductase — MTTTPSQRAAIVTGGSRGIGAAIARRLARDGIAVAINYASGRDAADALVAEIEAAGGHAIAVQADLADPATPSLLFDAAVRAFGGVDILVNNAGVMELGPLAEMTDASFARQMSINLESVFRSLREAARRLRDGGRIVNFSSSVVGLYQPGYGVYAATKAAVEAMTHILAKELGGRRITVNAVAPGPVETRLFMDGKSEQQVRAIAAMNPFGRLGQPDDIAGVVAFLAGRDSGWINGQIIRANGGVI, encoded by the coding sequence ATGACCACCACCCCATCCCAGCGCGCCGCCATCGTCACCGGCGGCTCCCGCGGCATCGGCGCGGCGATCGCCCGCCGGCTGGCGCGGGACGGAATTGCGGTTGCCATCAACTATGCCAGTGGCCGCGACGCCGCGGACGCACTCGTTGCCGAGATCGAGGCCGCCGGCGGACACGCCATCGCCGTGCAGGCCGATCTTGCCGATCCGGCAACCCCATCGCTGCTGTTCGATGCGGCCGTGCGCGCCTTCGGCGGCGTCGACATCCTCGTCAACAATGCCGGAGTCATGGAACTCGGGCCACTCGCCGAGATGACGGACGCGTCGTTCGCGCGGCAGATGTCGATCAATCTCGAAAGCGTGTTCAGGTCCTTGCGCGAAGCGGCGCGGCGGCTCCGCGACGGCGGCCGCATCGTCAACTTCTCATCCAGCGTGGTCGGCCTCTATCAGCCCGGCTACGGCGTCTACGCCGCGACCAAGGCCGCGGTCGAAGCCATGACGCATATCCTCGCCAAGGAGCTCGGCGGCCGGCGCATCACGGTCAACGCGGTGGCGCCCGGTCCGGTCGAGACCCGACTGTTCATGGACGGCAAGAGCGAGCAGCAGGTGCGCGCCATTGCCGCCATGAACCCGTTCGGCCGCCTCGGCCAGCCCGACGACATCGCCGGCGTCGTTGCCTTCCTGGCCGGCCGCGACAGCGGCTGGATCAACGGCCAGATCATTCGCGCCAACGGCGGCGTGATCTGA
- a CDS encoding tautomerase family protein, which produces MPFANIKIPQAALSRTQKAEIVHRLTALFVDYFGEAARPHTMVLIEEVPDGGYGRADEVFVVPDAYRAGDSVTAASG; this is translated from the coding sequence ATGCCTTTCGCCAACATCAAGATCCCGCAGGCCGCGCTCTCGCGAACCCAGAAGGCGGAGATCGTGCATCGCCTCACCGCGCTGTTCGTCGACTATTTCGGCGAAGCGGCGCGGCCGCACACGATGGTCCTGATCGAGGAAGTCCCCGACGGTGGCTATGGCCGCGCCGACGAGGTATTCGTCGTTCCAGACGCTTATCGCGCCGGCGATTCCGTCACGGCAGCTTCAGGCTGA
- a CDS encoding carboxymuconolactone decarboxylase family protein — MSRVSIKTRDDLPEALRPLWDKMATYGAFENQAGVMAHRLPIFKHMWSLLVDLASEGQVSKRHLELALVTVSLLNKCDYCVSHHAPKLAVQGVSEQGAARLVDYKDHPELDQLDKLVVEYSIAVTNNWNKTRDEIFARLRAHFSEAQIVELTWRIALCGAFNRFNDILQLEVEQGVPHSEAAE; from the coding sequence ATGTCGCGCGTTTCGATCAAGACCAGGGACGATTTGCCGGAGGCGCTGAGGCCGCTGTGGGACAAGATGGCGACTTACGGTGCGTTCGAGAACCAGGCCGGTGTCATGGCGCATCGGCTACCGATCTTCAAACATATGTGGTCGCTGCTGGTCGATCTCGCCAGCGAAGGCCAGGTGTCGAAGCGCCATCTCGAGCTTGCGCTGGTCACAGTCTCGCTGCTCAACAAGTGCGACTATTGCGTCTCTCATCACGCGCCCAAATTGGCGGTGCAGGGCGTTTCGGAGCAGGGCGCCGCGCGCCTCGTCGACTACAAGGACCATCCCGAGCTCGATCAGCTCGACAAGCTCGTCGTCGAATATTCCATCGCCGTTACCAACAACTGGAACAAGACCCGCGACGAGATCTTTGCTCGCCTTCGCGCGCATTTCTCGGAAGCCCAGATCGTCGAACTGACCTGGCGCATCGCGCTGTGCGGCGCCTTCAACCGCTTCAACGACATCCTTCAGCTCGAGGTCGAGCAGGGCGTTCCCCACAGCGAGGCCGCCGAGTAG
- a CDS encoding MmcQ/YjbR family DNA-binding protein: MTPKTFETRCLRLPSVTKVVQWEGTSVFKVGGKMFALSGGFASGSGGYMFKVSDMAYAILIEHGVARPAPYLARAKWVQLAGNNALPDAELTAYLAQAHALIVAKLTRKSRKSLGLD, translated from the coding sequence ATGACACCCAAGACATTTGAAACGCGCTGCCTGCGCCTGCCTTCCGTCACCAAGGTGGTGCAGTGGGAAGGCACCTCCGTGTTCAAGGTCGGCGGCAAGATGTTCGCGCTCAGCGGTGGCTTTGCCTCGGGTTCCGGCGGCTACATGTTCAAGGTCTCGGACATGGCCTACGCGATCCTGATCGAACATGGCGTGGCACGGCCCGCGCCGTATCTGGCGCGCGCAAAATGGGTGCAACTCGCCGGCAACAACGCGCTGCCGGACGCCGAGCTCACGGCCTATCTGGCGCAGGCTCATGCACTGATCGTCGCCAAGCTCACCCGCAAATCGCGCAAGTCCCTGGGGCTGGACTGA